The Brachyspira hyodysenteriae ATCC 27164 genome includes a window with the following:
- the aroQ gene encoding type II 3-dehydroquinate dehydratase yields MNILVINGPNTNMFGVAQTKIFGNITLGDIENKIKEAALGSAKVSFFQSNHEGAIIDRIHRAYDESIDYIIINAGAYAHTSIAIRDAFLATNIPFIEVHMSNIYAREDFRNKSYLSDIALGVITGFGDNSYILALAHLLSIEKRNNN; encoded by the coding sequence ATGAATATATTAGTTATAAACGGCCCTAATACAAATATGTTCGGTGTTGCTCAGACTAAAATCTTTGGAAATATTACATTAGGTGATATTGAAAATAAAATTAAAGAAGCGGCATTGGGCAGTGCAAAAGTATCATTCTTTCAATCAAATCATGAAGGTGCTATTATAGACAGAATACATAGAGCTTATGATGAAAGTATAGATTATATAATAATAAATGCTGGTGCTTATGCTCATACATCTATAGCTATAAGAGATGCTTTTTTGGCAACTAATATACCATTTATAGAAGTTCATATGAGTAATATTTATGCAAGAGAAGATTTTAGAAATAAAAGCTATTTATCAGATATAGCATTGGGCGTTATTACAGGATTTGGTGATAATAGTTATATATTAGCCTTAGCCCATTTATTATCAATAGAGAAAAGAAATAATAATTAA
- a CDS encoding M24 family metallopeptidase, giving the protein MCKLTLTESGENKKFNYDARLERLLKLTNQNLLITKNENIFYLTGFKGSAGWLLISKGKKYLFVDSRYCEHASKVTHKTTVILVAGTYHDALAEFCKENNIKEIYTAKNGLYLSDYENIVASMVNNSIKIGISKVDVDTIRNIKEKEEIKIIKDNLNRAEKAMTKMLAFVKEGVTEQELAAELEYQMRKEGGDKTAFDTILLFGERTSLPHGVPSERKLKLGDNILMDFGLSRDGYKSDITRTFFFGKGNNFEEMTKIYNIVKEAHHKGIEAIHSGVSGKEVDNAAREIIKNNGYGQYFGHGLGHSVGLEIHESPRLSPLVDHTLEGGCVVTVEPGIYVPNLGGVRIENMAIVTKNGGVSINDTPTDLIVL; this is encoded by the coding sequence ATGTGTAAATTAACTTTAACTGAAAGCGGAGAAAATAAAAAATTTAATTATGATGCAAGATTAGAAAGATTATTAAAATTAACAAATCAAAATCTTCTTATCACTAAAAATGAAAATATATTCTATCTGACAGGATTTAAAGGAAGTGCGGGTTGGCTTCTTATAAGTAAAGGCAAAAAATATTTATTTGTAGATTCAAGATACTGTGAGCATGCTTCCAAAGTTACTCATAAAACTACTGTTATACTTGTAGCAGGAACTTATCATGACGCTTTAGCTGAATTCTGTAAAGAAAATAATATTAAAGAAATATACACAGCCAAAAACGGACTTTATCTTTCTGACTATGAAAATATAGTTGCTTCAATGGTTAATAATTCAATAAAAATAGGAATAAGCAAGGTAGATGTAGATACTATAAGAAATATAAAAGAAAAAGAAGAAATAAAAATAATAAAAGATAATCTAAACAGAGCAGAAAAAGCAATGACTAAAATGCTTGCTTTTGTAAAAGAGGGAGTAACAGAACAAGAATTAGCAGCAGAATTGGAATATCAAATGCGTAAGGAAGGCGGAGATAAAACAGCATTCGATACAATTTTGCTTTTCGGAGAAAGAACTTCTCTTCCTCATGGAGTCCCTTCTGAAAGAAAATTAAAATTAGGCGACAATATACTTATGGACTTCGGATTATCAAGAGACGGATATAAAAGTGATATAACAAGAACTTTTTTCTTCGGCAAAGGAAATAATTTCGAAGAAATGACTAAAATATATAATATAGTAAAAGAAGCACATCATAAAGGCATAGAAGCAATACATTCAGGAGTTTCAGGAAAAGAAGTAGATAATGCTGCAAGAGAAATAATAAAAAATAACGGATACGGTCAATATTTTGGACATGGATTGGGACATAGTGTAGGACTTGAAATACATGAATCTCCTAGACTTTCTCCTCTTGTTGATCATACTTTAGAAGGCGGATGCGTAGTTACAGTTGAGCCTGGTATATATGTACCTAATTTAGGCGGTGTGAGAATAGAAAATATGGCAATAGTAACTAAAAACGGAGGAGTTTCTATAAATGATACTCCTACAGATTTAATAGTTTTATAA
- a CDS encoding sialidase family protein: MRINILNENVIFENENLYPAFPSIIKLDNNRCMISFRTAPKIKRHYSHLHSLSKAMLAIVNIKNNRVEKVFEFGEYDEAAKQDAQLFRIDEKTIMAYYFRYTFHPINEKELFKDYTFIEYDNTIALLSGIGVCISYDNGKTFSKPYVIEANNMKHFAVRGSICKINDEIFLPTYAYKKNINKNNCKYQCHIISSKDLINWKLKSFLCETEFKKINGKKSKIEYVEPSLLNYKNNIIAFIRTHVNNEYGITSISYSNDKGKTFSKPLFTDIKGYPLNTLILNNGKLVLTYGYRLKPYGVRAIVLDNIDDIFDINKINYKANNEEIIIDSDMKSTDCGYPWCIENDGIISCVYYGYKEKNKIRKIYMKRFTLI, encoded by the coding sequence ATGAGAATTAATATTTTAAATGAAAATGTTATATTTGAAAATGAAAATTTATATCCTGCTTTTCCTAGCATTATTAAACTCGATAATAACAGATGTATGATAAGTTTCAGAACAGCTCCAAAAATAAAAAGGCATTATTCTCATCTGCATTCATTAAGTAAAGCTATGCTTGCAATTGTAAATATAAAGAATAATAGAGTAGAGAAAGTATTTGAATTTGGTGAATATGATGAAGCAGCAAAACAGGATGCACAGCTTTTTAGAATAGATGAAAAAACTATAATGGCATACTATTTCAGATATACATTTCACCCTATTAATGAAAAAGAATTATTCAAAGATTATACTTTTATAGAATATGATAATACAATAGCTCTTTTAAGCGGAATAGGAGTATGTATAAGCTATGATAATGGAAAGACTTTTTCAAAACCTTATGTCATAGAAGCTAATAATATGAAGCATTTTGCTGTTAGAGGAAGTATATGCAAAATTAATGATGAAATATTTCTTCCTACATATGCTTATAAAAAAAATATCAATAAAAATAACTGCAAATATCAATGTCATATAATATCCTCTAAAGATTTAATTAATTGGAAGTTAAAAAGTTTTTTATGCGAAACAGAGTTTAAAAAGATAAACGGAAAAAAATCAAAAATAGAATATGTTGAGCCTTCTTTGCTTAATTATAAAAATAATATAATAGCATTTATAAGAACTCATGTTAATAATGAATACGGAATTACTTCTATAAGCTACTCAAATGATAAAGGCAAAACTTTTTCAAAACCTTTGTTTACAGATATTAAAGGATATCCTCTTAATACTTTGATTTTAAATAATGGAAAATTAGTTCTTACTTATGGATACAGATTAAAACCTTATGGAGTGAGAGCTATTGTTTTAGACAATATAGATGATATATTTGATATAAATAAAATTAATTATAAAGCAAACAATGAAGAAATTATAATAGATTCTGATATGAAAAGCACAGACTGCGGATATCCTTGGTGTATTGAAAATGATGGTATAATATCATGCGTATATTACGGATATAAAGAGAAGAATAAAATTAGAAAAATATATATGAAAAGGTTTACATTAATTTAA
- a CDS encoding M42 family metallopeptidase: MNDILNLMKDLTNAFGPSGFEDDVIEVIKKNTSFIDNERDSINNLYLGLQKIDSSKPIVALDCHIDEIGFMAEHINDNGTISFIPLGGWHIPNIVSNSVVIKSSSGEYVKGVIGSKPPHFMTDEDKRRLPTLQDMYIDVGTRSKKETEEVFGIQIGDPIVPDVDFRYDDRTKSICAKAIDNRVGALCVIETLKALKDEKLDVNLVGMMTAQEEVGTRGAAVAANKVKPDLVIVFEGSPADDTFYYGDRAHGAIGRGSQLRVIDGGMITNPRLNKYTIEVAKKNSLAHQVIVREKGSTNGAVYHRTNLGSPSVVLGVATRYAHSHYCYASYDDIIASVEIAKALIKTLNKEKIKEF, encoded by the coding sequence ATGAATGATATTTTAAATTTAATGAAAGATTTAACTAATGCATTCGGACCTTCAGGTTTTGAAGATGATGTTATAGAAGTTATAAAAAAGAATACTTCATTTATAGATAATGAAAGAGATTCAATAAACAATTTATATTTAGGGCTTCAAAAAATAGACAGTTCTAAACCTATAGTAGCATTGGATTGTCATATAGATGAAATAGGATTTATGGCAGAACATATAAATGATAATGGTACTATATCTTTTATACCTTTGGGAGGATGGCATATACCAAATATAGTATCAAATTCTGTTGTAATAAAATCTTCTTCAGGAGAATATGTTAAAGGAGTTATAGGCTCAAAACCTCCTCACTTTATGACAGATGAAGATAAAAGACGCTTACCTACTTTGCAAGATATGTATATTGATGTAGGCACTAGAAGCAAAAAAGAAACTGAAGAAGTATTCGGCATACAAATAGGAGACCCTATAGTTCCTGATGTTGATTTCAGATATGATGACAGAACTAAAAGTATATGTGCAAAAGCAATAGATAACAGAGTTGGTGCTTTATGCGTAATAGAAACTTTAAAAGCTTTAAAAGATGAAAAATTAGATGTTAATTTAGTGGGAATGATGACAGCTCAGGAGGAAGTTGGTACTAGAGGTGCTGCTGTTGCTGCCAATAAAGTAAAACCTGATTTAGTAATAGTATTTGAAGGATCTCCTGCTGATGATACTTTCTACTATGGAGATAGAGCTCATGGTGCTATAGGAAGAGGTTCTCAGCTTAGAGTTATTGACGGAGGTATGATAACAAATCCTAGATTAAATAAATACACAATAGAAGTAGCTAAAAAAAATAGTTTGGCTCATCAAGTTATAGTTCGTGAAAAAGGTTCTACTAACGGAGCTGTTTATCATAGAACTAATTTAGGTTCTCCAAGCGTAGTATTGGGTGTTGCAACAAGATATGCTCATAGTCATTACTGTTATGCTTCTTATGATGATATAATTGCTTCTGTAGAAATAGCAAAAGCATTGATAAAAACTTTAAATAAAGAAAAAATTAAAGAATTTTAA
- the uppP gene encoding undecaprenyl-diphosphatase UppP gives MIKAVILGFVQAITEFLPVSSSGHLRITEYFLNFHAENILSFEVALHFGTFLATCLIFRKDIINAIVGFFSGLKDVKYASKNSEGFRISLMVIIASIPVAIVGLLLEQYLSNLDLQRIGLNLIITGSILLLTRKLDKNTYSNDLKDVFTMTYRNAFIIGLAQSIAIFPGISRSGMTISAALFLGLNRDLAGRFSFLISLPAIFGALLLSIKDIADFNITYALVGFFTAFVFGIIALKFLLSFLKKGKLFYFGFYCLIAGMAVFFYFLQV, from the coding sequence ATGATTAAAGCTGTAATACTTGGTTTTGTTCAGGCTATAACAGAATTTCTGCCGGTTTCAAGTTCCGGTCATTTAAGAATAACAGAATATTTTCTAAATTTTCATGCAGAAAACATATTATCATTTGAAGTTGCACTTCATTTCGGTACATTCTTAGCTACATGCTTAATATTCCGTAAAGATATAATAAATGCCATTGTGGGATTCTTTTCAGGACTTAAAGATGTTAAATATGCAAGCAAAAATAGCGAAGGCTTTAGAATATCTTTAATGGTGATAATAGCTTCTATACCTGTTGCTATAGTAGGCTTATTATTAGAACAATATTTAAGTAATTTGGATTTACAAAGAATAGGACTTAATCTTATTATCACAGGTTCTATACTTCTTCTCACTAGAAAATTAGATAAAAATACTTACAGCAATGATTTAAAAGATGTATTTACTATGACTTATAGAAATGCATTTATAATAGGATTAGCACAGTCAATAGCAATATTTCCGGGTATATCAAGATCTGGTATGACTATAAGTGCTGCTTTATTTTTAGGATTAAATAGAGATTTGGCAGGAAGATTTTCTTTCCTAATATCATTGCCTGCCATATTCGGTGCTTTATTATTATCAATAAAAGATATTGCTGATTTCAATATTACTTATGCTTTAGTAGGATTTTTTACAGCATTTGTATTTGGTATTATAGCATTGAAATTCCTTCTTTCATTTTTGAAGAAAGGAAAACTTTTCTATTTCGGATTTTATTGTCTTATAGCCGGAATGGCAGTTTTCTTCTACTTTTTGCAGGTATGA
- a CDS encoding DNA translocase FtsK, with translation MMGLFKRKLTIQKRAEQKKFEQKSENENFDDYIHEEYENRNPFFDIVGFLCLLFAGILLLSYFSMNMEDLNSNNEIKNLLGIFGAYISSYSFLAFGFASYVIPAFFIYAGVNIILKNSTDRILISALSSSILMILLSILLNIFLGSLDFYNKGGMLGEFIGGSLVSIFGKTGAIMIVIAGLVITAIIFAKLSIMDLVNYFRDMVRNVDFDKIKDIEQKVVNGIKDLEIKSMKNTETSLQTDNKEKTYSRDYIPLFDTKEISELEFKTVPFIEKVENNNYNFDEKKYRENLLRKNNSANSFFTKTDSFSKETENITNELKNMHFNGGINVNALENREEDLGLTLAEVVFGKEKANRNNINHKSSMEMEDEFYRSYYNDFINKKKNEELEEAENNDYQEFEGLDYNINYLKKSDFKRAAYDDSFDNYAKYNVEDQYIRANSVNNYENYIYDYSDINKKEEETNVNENTEAEDSFEKLQRLIEENKKNKENELNEVYEVHNNIDNIVETKKEEEKKEYVLTSNNIGNSINSSKKKKEAFEFAMGYASKREYNRADHIPNYNNHHNNYTDSKIDEFDLDEEELYNADSNIEDIRLKTRSVNTENNIINENLLESNNLNNASDNIKENSDIENNIENNNAVTTHILKESEEINEDNKEDDKYNNETHISNAPQEEAGFINIESQKTVDTLKPMKSVIGTKSIKNLDTERIQSNFDTKYVDKHYKHPPFDLLNRSIPVNDGAMMESIKQTAMQLEHTLLDFNIEAKVTGVSRGPVITRYELEIASGIRVSKISNLTDNIALALASESVRIIAPIPGRSVIGIEIPNKVRSAVYLRDVLESTDFRQSKLDIPFVLGKGIYGNNVVSDMSEAPHLLVAGTTGSGKSVCLSTIILSLLYKFRPDELKFIFVDKKRVELSIYNGIPHLMSPVVSDEKKATIVLRYIVDIMEKRYERMERFFVRNVKTYNEKVRQLLKEGETEFNGEPLELFPYIVLVIDELHNLMVVASKEVEDLISRLAGMSRAVGIHLIIATQRPSADVVTGVIKANLPTRIAFQVPNKTNSRIIIDMSGAEQLLGKGDALFCASGSQMPDRVQGAFVSDNEVKKVVDYLSGQMSPMFDESLIAALEGSDADDRNTDEEDILDEELWEDAVQLVARTGKASASFLQRRLKIGYNRAARIVEIMERQGIVGPENGSKPREVLITLDE, from the coding sequence ATGATGGGATTATTTAAAAGAAAATTAACAATACAAAAAAGAGCTGAACAAAAGAAATTTGAACAAAAATCAGAAAATGAAAATTTTGATGATTACATTCATGAAGAATATGAGAATAGAAATCCTTTTTTTGATATAGTAGGTTTCTTATGCCTTTTATTTGCTGGAATATTACTTCTTTCATATTTCAGTATGAATATGGAAGATTTAAACTCCAATAATGAAATTAAAAATTTATTAGGTATATTTGGTGCTTATATATCAAGCTATTCATTTTTAGCATTTGGTTTTGCATCTTATGTTATACCTGCATTTTTTATATATGCTGGAGTTAATATCATATTAAAAAACTCTACTGATAGAATATTAATATCTGCATTATCATCTTCTATATTGATGATACTTCTTAGCATACTATTAAACATATTCTTAGGAAGTTTAGATTTTTATAATAAAGGCGGTATGTTAGGCGAGTTTATAGGTGGTTCTTTAGTATCAATATTTGGAAAGACTGGTGCTATTATGATAGTAATTGCAGGACTTGTAATAACTGCCATAATTTTTGCTAAACTTTCTATAATGGACTTGGTTAATTATTTCAGAGATATGGTGAGAAATGTAGATTTTGATAAGATAAAAGATATAGAGCAAAAAGTAGTTAATGGAATAAAAGATTTAGAAATAAAATCAATGAAAAATACTGAAACTTCTCTTCAAACTGATAATAAAGAAAAAACATATTCTAGAGATTATATACCTTTATTTGATACTAAAGAAATTTCAGAATTAGAATTTAAAACTGTACCATTTATAGAGAAAGTAGAAAATAATAATTATAATTTTGATGAAAAAAAATACAGAGAAAATTTATTGAGAAAAAATAACTCTGCTAATAGCTTTTTTACTAAAACTGATTCATTTAGTAAAGAAACTGAAAATATTACAAATGAATTAAAAAATATGCATTTTAACGGCGGAATAAATGTAAATGCATTAGAAAATAGAGAAGAAGATTTGGGTCTTACTTTAGCAGAAGTTGTATTTGGAAAAGAAAAAGCTAATAGAAATAATATAAATCATAAAAGCAGTATGGAAATGGAAGATGAGTTTTATAGAAGTTATTATAATGACTTCATAAATAAAAAAAAAAATGAAGAATTAGAAGAAGCAGAAAATAATGATTATCAGGAATTTGAAGGATTAGATTATAATATTAACTATTTGAAAAAGTCAGATTTCAAAAGGGCTGCTTATGATGATTCATTTGATAATTATGCCAAATATAATGTTGAAGATCAATATATAAGAGCTAATAGTGTTAATAATTATGAAAATTATATTTATGATTATTCTGATATAAATAAAAAAGAAGAAGAAACAAATGTCAATGAAAATACTGAGGCAGAGGATAGTTTTGAAAAGCTTCAGAGATTAATTGAAGAGAATAAAAAAAATAAAGAAAATGAATTGAATGAAGTATACGAAGTACATAATAATATTGATAATATTGTAGAAACTAAAAAAGAAGAAGAAAAAAAAGAATATGTTTTAACTTCAAATAATATTGGAAACAGTATAAACAGCAGTAAAAAGAAAAAAGAAGCATTTGAATTTGCTATGGGATATGCTTCAAAAAGAGAATATAATAGAGCTGATCATATACCAAATTATAATAATCATCATAATAATTATACTGACAGTAAAATAGATGAGTTTGATTTGGACGAAGAAGAGCTTTATAATGCTGATTCTAATATAGAAGATATAAGATTAAAAACTAGAAGTGTAAATACTGAAAATAATATTATTAATGAAAACTTATTAGAATCTAATAATTTAAATAATGCTTCAGATAATATAAAAGAAAATAGTGATATAGAAAATAATATAGAAAATAATAATGCAGTTACTACCCATATATTAAAAGAATCAGAAGAAATAAATGAAGATAATAAAGAAGATGATAAATATAATAATGAAACTCATATAAGTAATGCACCTCAGGAGGAAGCAGGATTTATCAATATAGAATCTCAAAAAACAGTTGATACATTAAAGCCTATGAAATCCGTTATAGGTACTAAATCAATTAAAAATTTAGATACAGAACGTATACAATCTAATTTTGATACTAAATATGTTGATAAACATTATAAGCATCCGCCTTTTGATTTATTAAATAGATCAATACCTGTAAATGATGGTGCTATGATGGAGTCCATTAAACAAACAGCAATGCAGCTTGAGCATACTTTATTGGATTTTAATATTGAAGCAAAAGTAACAGGAGTATCAAGAGGACCTGTTATTACTAGATATGAACTTGAGATTGCATCAGGAATAAGAGTTTCAAAAATATCTAACCTTACAGATAATATCGCTTTGGCTTTAGCTTCTGAAAGTGTAAGGATAATTGCTCCTATACCTGGACGTTCTGTTATAGGTATAGAGATACCTAATAAAGTTAGAAGTGCTGTTTATTTAAGAGATGTTTTGGAAAGTACTGATTTCAGACAATCAAAACTTGATATACCATTCGTACTTGGAAAAGGTATTTATGGTAATAATGTTGTATCTGATATGTCAGAGGCTCCTCACTTATTAGTTGCCGGTACTACAGGTTCTGGTAAGAGTGTTTGCTTATCCACAATAATACTTTCACTTTTATATAAGTTTAGACCTGATGAACTTAAATTTATATTTGTTGATAAAAAGAGAGTAGAGCTTTCTATTTATAACGGCATACCTCATTTGATGTCTCCTGTAGTTTCAGATGAGAAGAAAGCCACAATAGTATTAAGATACATTGTAGATATAATGGAAAAAAGATATGAGAGAATGGAAAGATTCTTTGTTAGAAATGTTAAAACCTATAATGAAAAGGTAAGACAATTACTTAAAGAAGGAGAAACAGAATTTAACGGAGAGCCTTTAGAGTTATTCCCATATATAGTTCTTGTAATAGATGAGCTTCATAACTTAATGGTTGTTGCTTCAAAAGAGGTAGAAGATTTAATATCTCGTTTGGCTGGTATGAGTAGGGCGGTTGGTATACATTTAATCATAGCTACACAAAGACCTTCTGCAGATGTTGTTACAGGAGTTATAAAGGCTAATCTTCCAACAAGAATAGCATTCCAAGTACCTAACAAAACTAACTCAAGAATCATAATCGATATGTCCGGTGCTGAACAGTTATTGGGTAAAGGAGATGCTTTATTCTGTGCTTCCGGAAGTCAAATGCCTGACAGAGTACAGGGAGCTTTTGTTTCTGATAATGAAGTTAAAAAGGTTGTTGATTATTTATCCGGACAGATGTCTCCTATGTTTGATGAGAGTCTTATAGCTGCTTTAGAAGGAAGTGATGCAGATGATAGAAATACTGATGAAGAAGATATACTTGATGAAGAGCTTTGGGAGGATGCAGTTCAGTTGGTTGCTAGAACAGGTAAAGCTAGCGCTTCATTCTTACAGAGACGCTTGAAAATAGGATATAACAGAGCTGCTAGAATAGTAGAGATAATGGAGCGTCAGGGTATTGTTGGACCTGAAAATGGAAGTAAGCCTAGGGAGGTTTTAATAACTTTAGATGAATAA